GTCGTACCCCTCGGCGACGAAGCGGTCGGACACGGCCTGGTTGATGACCGGGTCGTCCTCGACCACGAGGAGGCGGCGGCGTGCGCCGGCGAGGGGCCCGTTGCTCATGGTTCGAGGCTACGAGCGCCGGCCGCCGGGTTGTGGGGACGACGTGTGGAGGTTCTGTGCGGATCGCCCGGGGGCGCGCCGGACTCAGCCGGCGAGCAGCACCGGCATCAGCTCGACCACCTGGGCGCGCAGCTCGTCGAGCACGCCCTCGCGCCCGCAGAGGTAGGCCAGCAGCGCCTGCTGGAAGAGGCCGTCCAGCAGCCCGTAGGCCACCGACGGCAGCATCGCGGGCTCACGCCCGGCGAGCTCGGCGTAGGTGCTCACGACCCGCCAGATCATGTCCTCGAGGGTCTTGTCGATCTGCAGCACGGCCTCGCGCAGGGACTCCTCGAACATGCTCTGCGAGCGCAGGTCGTACCAGAGCCGGTGCATCGGCGCTTCCTCGACGATCGTCTCGACGAGCTTGTCGGCGAAGCCGGTGACCAGCTCGTCGGCGGTGGTCGCGTCGGCCACCACGCCGTCGTACCGGTGCACGCAGGTGGCCTTGTACTGCCGCACGCAGTAGACGATCAGCTCGAGCTTGTCGTGGAAGTAGTAGTGGACGACGCCGTGGGAGAACTCCGAGTTGTTCGCGATCTCGCGCAGGCTGGCGCGGGCGTAGCCGAGCTCGCCGAGGGTCCGCAGGGCGGAGTCGGCCAGTGCGCGGCGGCGCTCGTCGTGCTTGTCAGCAGGCGTACGACGAGCCGTGGCAGTCGTCATGGGGCCCGAGGCTACCGGCTCGGCGGCCCTTTGTGACCGGGTGACAAACAAAAATCTTGACGTTTGTCCAGAAAAGTCTTGACGACTGTCAAGGAGGAGGAGTTGTGTGGCCCACGTCACCCCCTGACACCCACGGGACACCCACCGACGAAGGAGTCGCACCCCATGACTGACCTCGAACTCGCCGGCCGCAAGGCGCTCGTCACCGGCGGCGCCCAGGGCCTGGGCAAGAAGTTCGCCGAGTACCTCACCGCCGCGGGCGCGACCGTCGTGGTCGCCGACCTGCAGGACGAGAAGGGCAAGGAGGTGGCCGAGTCCATCGGCGGCACCTTCGTCCACCTCGACGTCACCGACGACGCGTCGTGGGAGGCCGCGGTCGCCCAGGCGGTCAGCGAGGTCGGCGGGCTCGACATCCTCGTCAACAACGCCGGCATCGAGATCGCCAGCCTCTTCATCAACCTGGACCCCGACGTCGCGCGCCGGATCTTCGACGTCAACGTCGTCGGCACCTCCCTCGGCATCAAGCACGCCTTCCGGACCATGGGCCCCGGCGGCGCCGCGGGCAACGGCGGCTCGGTCATCAACGTCGCCTCGGTCGCCGCCCACATCGCCTTCCCGGCCCTGTCGCAGTACTCCGCCTCCAAGTCGGCCGTCGACCGGATCACCCGGATCGCCGCGATGGAGGCCGGCAAGCTCGGCCTCGGCGTCCGGGTCAACTGCGTCGCCCCCGGCCTGATCCCCAACGAGATGGGCGCGGGCCTGGCCAACGAGCTCACCGCCATGGGCCTCTTCGAGTCGGCCGAGGCCGCCGTCGGCCAGGTCGTCGAGCTCACGCCGTCGGGCGGGCTGGCCACCGAGGGGGACATCGCCGAGGCCGTCGTCTTCCTCGCCTCCGACCGCTCGAAGTTCATCAACGGCGTCGACCTGTCGGTCGACGGCGGCATGGGAATGTGAAGGAGACCCACCCATGAGCACCAAGCCCGTCATCGTCTACGGCGCCTCCGGCTACACCGGCCGCCTCATCTGCGAGTACCTCCGCGAGTTCGGCGTCCCCTTCGTGGCCGCCGGCCGCGACGAGGGCAAGCTCAAGGCCTCGATGGAGGCCCACGTCCCCGGCATCGAGACCGCGGACTACGAGATCGTCCAGGTCGACCACACCGTCGAGGCGCTCACCGAGCTCTTCCGCGGCGCGTCGGTCGTGTGCAACACGGTCGGCCCGTTCAGCAAGTACGGACCCGAGGTGGTCGAGGCCTGCCTCGCCGCCGGCACCCACTACCTCGACACCACCGGTGAGCAGGACTGGCTGGTCACCTGCGACGAGAAGTACGGCGCCGACTTCGCCGCCGCCGGCCTCCTCCTCTCCCCCGGCATCGCGCAGATGTACACGACCGGCGAGATCGCCGCGGAGCTGTGCCTGGAGAAGCCGGGCCTGGACACCCTCGACATCGCGGTGTTCTGGGGGGGATCCCCCACGATCGCCTCCACGCAGACCATCCTGGTCAACGCCGCGACGTCGAGGGCCCACTACCTGCAGCAGAACCAGTACGTCGAGTTCGACCCCACGCAGGGGCTCGTCTCGCTCGTCGTACCGGGGCAGCACGAGCTGGCGCTGTCGCTGCCGTGGGGCGGCACGTCCCACCCGGTCTGGTACCGCAAGGACCCGCGGGTCGCGAACTGCAAGGCACAGGGCGGCGTCTTCAACGCGGCGCTGATGAACGGCGTCCCGCAGATCGTGGCCGGCGCGCTCGAGGCGACCAAGGACATGAACGAGGAGGAGCGCGACCAGGCGCTCACCGCCACCGCGGCGCAGGTGATGAACCAGATGCCGCCGCGCGAGAACCCGCGGCTCAACAAGTCGCTCGACTCCGTGCACGCCTCGGGCCCGCTCGGCCGCGCGCACTGCGTCATCCACGGCAACCAGAACTACAAGCAGACCGGGCTCCTGCAGGCCTACGCGGCGTACTCGCTCCTGCAGCAGCCGCCGCTGCGGGTCGGGTTCGCCTCGGGCTGCAAGGCGTTCGGCCACCGCGAGCTGCTGGGCCAGCTGCGGGCGTTCGGCCTGGTCTCCGAGCCGGTCCTCACCGTGGAGGGCTGAGCCCGACATGACCAGACTGGTCGACTACCTGGACAAGGGGGCGTCGCTGGGGGGCGACGCGCCTTGCCTGGTCTGCGACGGGCGGACGTGGACGTACGACGAGGTGCGGGACCTCGCCGGACAGGTCGCGTCCGCCCTCGCAGGGCGGGGCGTCCGGCCCGGCGACAAGGTCGCCATCCTGTCCTCGAACGACCCGGTGGCCTTCACCTGCGTCTTCGGGATCAGCCGGGCCGGCGCCGTCTGGTGCCCGATCAACCCGCGCAACGAGGCCGACGAGAACCGCGAGCTGCTCGACCTCTTCGACTGCTCGGTGCTGATCTTCAAGGCCGCGTACGCCGACCTGGTGGACCGGATCCGCGGCGACCTGCCGAAGGTCACCACGCTGGTCTGCCTCGACGCCGACGTGGACTGGGCGCTGGGCTGGGAGGAGTTCCTGGCCACCCCGGTGGTCGAGGAGGTTGCGCAGCAACCGTCACGAGACCCCCGGGCCGAGGACGACCTCGCCCTCATCGTCGGCACCGGCGGCACCACCGGCCGGCCCAAGGGCGTGATGCTCACCGGCGCCAACATCGAGACGATGACGGCGCTGACCCTCATCGGCTACCCGTGGCCCGACCGGCCGGCGCGGCCGACGTACCTCGCCCTGGCGCCGCTCACCCACGCGGCGGGCGTGCTCTGCTTCCCCGTGCTGACCCAGGGCGGCTCGATCGTCGTCATGCGGCAGCCGGACGTGGCGGGCTTCCTGGCCAACGTGGCGGAGCACCGGGTGACGCACACCTTCCTGCCGCCGACGCTGATCTACATGGTGCTCGACCACCCGGACCTGGAGAGAACGGACCTGAGCAGCCTCCAGTGCTTCTGGTACGGCGCCGCGCCCATGTCGGCGAAGCGGCTGGAGGAGGCGCTCACCCGCATCGGTCCGGTGATGGCGCAGCTCTTCGGCCAGACCGAGGCACCGATGATGATCTCCACGATGGCGCCGGCGGACCACTTCCGCGCCGACGGGAGCATCGCCCACGAACGGCTGTCATCGGCGGGGCGTCCTGCACCGCTGGTGACGGTCTCCATCATGGACGGCGACGGCCGCGCCCTGCCCCAGGGCGAGCGCGGCGAGATCGTCGTGCGCAGCTCGCTGGTGATGCGCGGCTACTACAGGAACCCGGAGGCGACGGCCGAGGCGTCGGCGCACGGCTGGCACCACACCGGCGACATCGGGTTCCTCGACGAGGAGGGCTTCCTCCACATCGTCGACCGCGCGAAGGACATGGTGATCACCGGCGGGTTCAACGTCTACTCCACCGAGGTCGAGCAGGCCCTGATGGCGCACCCCGCCGTCGCGGACTGCGCGGTCGTCGGCCTGCCCGACGAGAAGTGGGGCGAGCGCCTCACCGCCGTGCTGCAGCTGCGGCCCGGCCAGTCCGTCGAGGTCGGCGAGGTGCAGGCGTTCGTCAAGGAGCGGATCGGGAGCGTGAAGACACCGAAGCAGGTCGAGGTCTGGCCGGACCTGCCGCGGTCGAAGGTCGGCAAGGTGCTGAAGACGGAGGTGAAGGCACAGCTGGCCGGCGCGGGGGCCTAGGAGAGGACCCCACCTAGACTCGGGAGCGATGTCGTCCCCCTCGCTCCCGAGTCGCCTCCCCGGCCTCGGCGCCCGCCTCCTGGTGACGGTCGCCGCGCTGGCCGGGCTGTTCGCGATGCACGGGCTGGCCGACCACCAGATGCCGTCGGCGCCCATCGCGGCCGCCGCCACGGCGGCGACGGACCACGGCGGGCACCACGAGCCCGAGCCGGGCATCCCGGCCTCGCACGGCGCCGCCGAGCTCTGCCTAGCCCTGCTGGGCCTGGCCTTCGTGCTGGTCGTGGCGCTCACGCGCGGGGGCGTGCTCCTCCGCCCGTCCCGCGGTACGACGACCCGCTGGAGCGCGCTCGCCCCGCGCGCCCGCTTCCGCGACCCACCCGACCTGTTCGGTCTCTCCGTCCAGCGCTGCTGAGCGACGGGTGCCACCCGGGCGACGTCCGTCGTCCGGCGGCCCACGCCTGCCCACCAGCACGAGAGCACCCGGAAGAGAGACCGATGAACGACAGCACCCTTCGACGTACCGCCGCCGCGATCACCGCGACGGCCCTCGCCCTGGCCCTCACGGCCTGCGGCTCCGATGACGGCGGCCACGACGGCCACGGCTCCGACGCGAGCGCCGTCCAGACCGCCCGCAACGGCGACGAGTTCAACCAGGCCGACGTGGACTTCGCGACCGCGATGATCCCGCACCACGCGCAGGCCGTGCAGATGGCGAACCTCGCCGCCGACCGGCCGCTGCCGGACGAGCTGCGCACCCTGGTCGACGGCGTCCACACCACGCAGGTCGCGGAGGTGGAGACGATGGTGACCTGGCTGACCGACTGGGGCGAGGAGATCCCCGAGACCTCGATGGACCACGTCAACGGCGGCCACGGCGACGACATGGACGACATGAGCGACATGGACCACGGCGACGAGATGCCCGGGATGATGTCGGCCGAGGAGATGACCGAGCTCGCGCAGGCCTCCGACGCGGACTTCCCCGAGCTCTGGATGAGGATGATGGTCGAGCACCACGAGGGCGCGATCGAGATGGCCGAGACCGAGCAGGACGACGGCCACTTCCCGGACGCCGTCGACCTCGCCGGCGCGATCATCGAGGCCCAGCGCGCGGAGATCGCGACGATGCAGGACCTGCTCGCGGACTGATCAGCCCGTCGTACCGGACCCATTGGCTGCGATCTCGGCCAGTTCCGAGCCATTGGGTCCGGTACGACCTGCAGGGGGTGGGCCTTCCGCACGGCGTCGGCAGAGCACCGGGTCAGTGTCGGCGGACCTGCCCGGCGCTGACCCCGAAGCGCCGGCGGAACGACTGCGAGAAGTACGACGCCGAGGTGAACCCGCAGCGCGCCGCGACGTCGACGGTCCGCTCGCCGCGGCCCGTGGCGAGCAGGGCGTGGGCCAGGTCGAGCCGTCGCGCGAGGATCTGCCGCGGGACGCTCGTCCCGGCGTCGGCGAAGACGCGCGAGAGGTGGCGCTCGCTGATGCCGACGCCCGCGGCGACGTCCGCCGCGCACAGCTGCGGGTCGGTCAGGTGGTCGTCGATGAAGGAGCGCGCGGCGACGCGGTGGGCGAGCGTGGGCGATGACCGGTCACCGGTCGCCAGCACCGACACCAGCTCGAGGACCGCGCTCTCGTCGGCGGCCACCGGCACCTCCGCGGCGACGGCGCGGCCGACCAGCCGGACCAGCGCCCGGGCGTAGGGATCCGCGTCCTGGCCACCGGCGTCGACCACGACCGGGCCGGCCAGCGACGTGAACCCCGTCGTCTCGGCGAAGGCGGCCCGCGGCACCTTCACCGCGAGCTCCTCGAGGCCGTGGCCGAAGCCGCGGACCAGCGGGCGGTCGACGTCGCAGAGCAGCAGCTGTCCCGGCCGTACGACGAACCGCCGGCCGTCGTGCTCGACGAGGGCCTCGCCGCGCAGGGCGGCGTACGCGACGATCGCGTCGGCCGGCCGCTCGGCCACCATCGCGGCGTCGCGGGAGACGGCGTGCGGGGTGCCCGTGACCAGGGCGAGGTGCACCCGGTCCACCTGCAGGTTGACCTCGCGGGCGTGGAACGGGCCGTCCGGCAGGGAGCAGGCCAGCTCGACGAGGAGGTCGGCGTTGTGCTGCTCCCAGTCCGCGACGCGGGTGCGCCCCTCGTCGTCGTCGACGACGAAGGTGCGGAGCTCGGACACCGCCCTCATGCATGAATGATGACACGTCAACCACTTGCGCGGAAGAGGTGCGCATTTCCGCCATCGACCGCCGCGACTGTGGCGGCCGCCACACCCCGCGGTTCATCGTCGGGCCATGGCTGAATTCAACGACGGGATCGACGAGACCGCGCTGCCGGCCGTCGAGGACGTGGTCGAGACCGACGTGCTCGTCGTCGGCTCCGGACCGGGCGGGGCCTCCGCGGCCCTGTTCCTGAGCTCGCTGGGTGTCGCGAACATCATGATCACCAAGTACCGCTGGACCGCGAACACCCCGCGCGCCCACATCACCAACCAGCGGGCGATGGAGATCTTCCGCGACCTCGGCATCGAGGACCAGGTGCTCGCGGACGCCACGCCCCACGAGCTGTGCGGCGACACCGTGTTCTGCACCAGCATCGCCGGCGAGGAGATCGGCCGGATCCGCACGTGGGGCACGCGGCCCGACCGCGAGGCCGACTACCAGCTCGCGTCGCCGTGCCTGACCGTCGACATCCCGCAGACCTATCTCGAGCCGATCCTGGTCAGGAACGCCACCGAGCGCGGCACCCAGGCCCGCTTCTCCACCGAGTACCTCTCCCACGTGCAGGACGGCGACAAGGTCGACGTCCGCGTGCGCGACCGGCTCACCGGGCACGAGTACACGATCCGCTGCCGTTACCTGATCGGCGCCGACGGCGCCCGGTCGCGGGTCGCGGCCGACATCGACCTGCCCTACGAGGGCGCCATGGACATCGCGGGGTCCATGAACATCACCTTCAAGGCCGACATCAGCGCGTACGTCGACCACCGGCCCTCCGTCCTCTACTGGGTGATCCAGCCGGGCTCCAACGTCGGCGGGATCGGCACCGGGCTGGTCCGGATGGTCCGGCCCTGGGACGAGTGGCTGATCGTCTGGGGCTACGACATCAACGACGAGCCGCCGCACCTCGACGACGCCGAGGCCGCCCGGATCGTGCGGGACCTGCTCGGCATGCCCGACCTCGAGCCGGAGATCACCGGCCACTCGCTGTGGGGCGTCAACGAGATGTACGCGACCCACCTCCAGGCGGGCCGGGTCTTCTGCGTCGGCGACGCCGTGCACCGCCACCCGCCGAGCAACGGCCTCGGCTCCAACACCTCGGTCCAGGACTCCTACAACCTCGCCTGGAAGATCGCGGCGGTGCTGGACGGGCACGCGGACCCCTCGCTCCTGGAGAGCTACTCCGAGGAGCGCGCCCCGGTCGCGAAGCGGATCGTCCTGCGGGCGAACCAGAGCGCCCGGGAGTTCTCGGAGATCTTCGACGCGCTCGGCATCACCGGCATGACGGACCCGGTCGCGATGGCGGCCGCGATCGAGCAGCGCAAGGACGCCACCCCCGAGGGCGCGGCCCGGCGGGCCGCCCTCGTCACGGCGATGGACCGCAAGAACTACGAGTTCAACGCCCACGGCGTCGAGCTCGGGCAGTTCTACGAGTCCCGCGCGATCGTGTCCGACGGCACCCGGCCGGCGCCCAGCCCCGACGCCGACCTCTACCACGTGATGTCGACGTCGCCGGGGGCCCACCTGCCGCACGCCTGGGTCGGCGACAACCGGACCAAGCTGGCGATGATGGACCTGGCGCCGTACGACCGGTGGACGCTCATCACCGGCATCGCCGGCGCGGCCTGGGCCACGGCCGCCGACAAGGTCGCGGCCGAGCTCGGGGTGCCCCTGGCCACGGTGGTGATCGGCCCCGGCCAGCAGGTCACCGACCTCTACTACGACTGGTCGAAGCTGCGCGAGGTCGAGGAGGGCGGCGCCCTGCTGGTGCGCCCGGACAAGCACGTCGCGTGGCGCTCGCTCGACCTCGTCGAGGATCCCACCGACGCCCTGCGGACCGCGCTGCGCCACGTGCTGGGCAGGCAGTCGTGAGCTGGACCCACGACACCCTCGGCCAACGGGTGCGGATGGCGACCGGCACCGCCGCGGAGGCGCTGGCCGAGGAGGTCGACCGGCTCGGCGCCCGACGCGTCATGGTGGTCGCCGGCCCGGCCGAGGCCTCCCTCGCCGCGACCGTCACCGCGGGACTGCCGGTCGCGCTGCGCCACGACGAGGTCGTCATGCACGTCCCCGTCGAGGTTGCCGAGCGGGCCCGGGAGGCCGCCACGGCGGCCGCGGTGGACGCGGTCGTCACCGTCGGCGGCGGCTCCACGACCGGGCTGGGCAAGGCGGTGGCGCTCACCAGCGGCCTGCCGCTGCTCGCCGTCCCCACCACCTACGCCGGGTCGGAGGCGACCGACGTCTGGGGGCTCACCGAGGGGGCGGTCAAGACGACCGGCTCCGACCTGCGCGTCCTCCCCCGCACCGTCGTGTACGACGCCACGCTGCTGACCGGGCTGCCCCGGCACCTGTCGGTGGCGAGCGGCCTGAACGCCCTGGCGCACTGCGTGGACTCGCTGTGGGCGCCCCGGGCCGACCCGGTCAATGCTGCCCTGGCCGGCGAGGGCGCCCGCGCGCTGGCCGCCGGCCTCCCGGCGGTCGCCGCGGACCCGGACGACCTGAGGGCCCGCGAGCTGACCATCCAGGGCGCCTACCTCGCCGCGGTGTCCTTCGCCTCCGCCGGCTCCGGCCTGCACCACAAGATCTGCCACGTGCTCGGCGGGCGCTACGACCTGCCGCACGCGGAGACCCACGCCACCGTGCTGCCCCACGTGCTGGCGCTCAACGCACCGCAGGCCCCGGCCGCCGACGAGCGGCTCGCGGCGGCCTTCGGCTCACCCACCGGGCTGGCCGGGCTGCAACGGCTGCGCGCCGAGCTCGATGCACCGCGTGCGCTGCGCGACCACGGCTTCCGCGAGGAGGACATCCCGGACGCGGTGGCGGCGGTGCTGCCCGTCGTACCACCCTCGAACCCGACGCCCGTCACCACCGAGAACCTCACCGCCCTGCTCCGCGCGGTGTGGGAAGGAGCGGATCCCTCATGAGCACGCCCCAGGCCACCGAGCAGCAGGCCCGCGAGCAGGACCTCGTCAACCGCGTCGTCCGCTCCTTCGACGACACCCCCGACCCTCGGCTCAAGGACGTCATGCAGGCGCTCACCCGGCACCTGCACGCCTTCCTGCGCGAGGTCCGCCCGACCGAGGCGGAGTGGCAGGCGGGGATCGACTTCCTCACCGCCGCGGGGCACATCACCGACGACCGGCGCCAGGAGTTCATCCTGCTCTCCGACGTGCTCGGCGCGTCCATGCAGACGATCGCGATCAACAACGAGGCGTACGGCGACGCGACCGAGGCCACCGTGTTCGGGCCGTTCTTCGTCGACGGCTCGCCGCGGGTCGAGGCCGGGGGCGACATCGCGCAGGGCGCGGCCGGCGAGCCCTGCTGGGTGGAGGGGACGGTCACCGACACCGACGGCCGGCCGGTCGTGGGCGCGCGGATCGAGGTCTGGGAGGCCGACGACGACGGCTTCTACGACGTCCAGTACGACGACGACCGCACCGCCGCCCGCGCGCACCTGCTGAGCGGCCCGGACGGGAGCTACTCGTTCTGGGCGATCACGCCGACGCCGTACCCGATCCCGCACGACGGTCCGGTGGGCCGCATGCTCGCGGCCACCGGCCGGTCGCCGATGCGCGCGTCCCACCTGCACTTCATGGTGACCGCGCCCGGGCTCCGGACGCTGGTCACGCACATCTTCGTGGAGGGCGACGAGCTGCTCGACCGGGACTCCGTGTTCGGCGTGAAGGACTCGCTGGTCAAGCGCTTCGACCGGCAGCCGGCCGGCACAGCAGCACCCGGCGGCCGCGAGGTCGACGGGACGTGGTCACGGGTCCGCTTCGACATCGTGCTCGCCCCGGCCTGAGAAAAACCGCGCCGGCCGTGTCACACCCGTGGCACGGCCGGTGTCTCCATGGCATGACCACCTCAGGAACCAGCCAGGGAGACACGATGACCACCACCCGCATCCCCGCCGTCCCGATCACCGGCCTCTATGGAGCGCTCGTCAAGAAGTTCGCCGACAAGATGTTCGGCCGCGTACCCGAGTCGCTCGGCGTCATGTGGCACCACCTGCCGGCCCTCAAGGCGAGCATGGCCTACGGCCAGAAGCTGCAGAAGTGGGACGAGTGCGACGAGACGCTCAAGACCTACGCCCACATGACGGTCGCCTCGCTCATCGGCTGCTCGTGGTGCCTCGACTTCAACTACTTCATGTCCCGCGACAAGGGCCTCGACGAGGAGAAGGCGCGCCAGGTCCCGAACTGGCGCGCCGCCACGGTCTTCTCGCCGCTCGAGCGCCAGGTGATGGAGTACGCCGAGGCGGCGAGCATGACCCCGCCCGAGGTCACCGACGAGATGGTCGCGCCGCTGCTGGCCGCGCTGGGCCCGGCGGGCCTGCTCGAGCTGACCAGCGTGATCGGGTTCGCCAACCTGACGACGCGCTCCAACGTCGCGCTCGGCATCGAGTCCGAGGGCTTCGCATCGGCCTGCGGCATGAAGCCGCTCGCCGAGCGCCCCGCCGACCGCGCCGCCGTAGGCTCGCCGGCATGACCTCTCGGGACGCCGATCCCTTCGTCACCCACCGCAACCTGCTCTTCACCGTCGCCTACGAGATGCTCGGCTCCGCCGCCGACGCCGAGGACGTGGTGCAGGAGACCTGGTTGCGGTGGGCGGCGGTGGACCACGCGGAGATCCAGGAGCCCCGCGCCTACTTGGTCCGCATCGTCACCCGCCAGGCCCTCAACCGGCTCCGGACGCTGTCCCGCCGGCGCGAGGACTATGTCGGCGAGTGGCTCCCCGAGCCGCTGCTGACGGCGCCCGACGTCGCCGAGGACGTCGAGCTCGCGGAGAGCGTGTCGATGGCGATGCTGACGGTGCTCGAGACCCTCGGCCCGACCGAGCGCGCCGTGTTCGTGCTGCGCGAGGTCTTCGACATGCCGTACGACGAGATCGCCACCGCCGTCGGCAAGACGTCGGCCGCGGTGCGCCAGATCGCGCTCCGGGCGCGCAACCACGTCGCCTCCCGCAGGCCCCGGCACGACGTCGACCGCGTCGAGCAGCAGGCGGTCGTGGAGCGGTTCCTGGCCGCCGTACAGACCGGCGACCTGCAGGCGCTGATGGACGCGATGGCGCCCGACATCCTGCTGCGTGCCGACGGCGGCGGCATCGCGCAGGCGATCCGCAAGCCGCTCTCCGGCTCGGAGCCCGTGGCCCGCCTGCTCGCGAACTTCACCGTCTTCGCGCCCGACGGCGTGCTCGACCTGGTCTGGCTCAACGGCGCGCCCGCCGCGCTGATCCGGGCGAAGGGCGAGCTGACCGCGGTCAGCTTCGGCTTCGAGAACGGCCTGATCAGCAACCTGTACGTCGTCCGCAACCCGCACAAGCTGACCGCGCTCGACAGCGAGGCCCGGCTGAGCCGGGAGTCCTGAGCCGGGAGGCCTGAGCCGGGCGTTGGGGTTTGCGTCA
Above is a genomic segment from Nocardioides aromaticivorans containing:
- a CDS encoding carboxymuconolactone decarboxylase family protein encodes the protein MTTTRIPAVPITGLYGALVKKFADKMFGRVPESLGVMWHHLPALKASMAYGQKLQKWDECDETLKTYAHMTVASLIGCSWCLDFNYFMSRDKGLDEEKARQVPNWRAATVFSPLERQVMEYAEAASMTPPEVTDEMVAPLLAALGPAGLLELTSVIGFANLTTRSNVALGIESEGFASACGMKPLAERPADRAAVGSPA
- a CDS encoding RNA polymerase sigma-70 factor — protein: MTSRDADPFVTHRNLLFTVAYEMLGSAADAEDVVQETWLRWAAVDHAEIQEPRAYLVRIVTRQALNRLRTLSRRREDYVGEWLPEPLLTAPDVAEDVELAESVSMAMLTVLETLGPTERAVFVLREVFDMPYDEIATAVGKTSAAVRQIALRARNHVASRRPRHDVDRVEQQAVVERFLAAVQTGDLQALMDAMAPDILLRADGGGIAQAIRKPLSGSEPVARLLANFTVFAPDGVLDLVWLNGAPAALIRAKGELTAVSFGFENGLISNLYVVRNPHKLTALDSEARLSRES